The DNA window AGGATTCCGGTGAGGACATATTCTTTCTTTTGGGTGGTGTGTAAGGTTATATTTGTATTCTTCATTGATTTCACGCTCCTTTCCTTACTTAATTTTGTTTGCAATTACGGCAGCGACCAGTTTAGCGCATCCCAATTCCATCTCGGATAAATGCTGTCCGGTTCTGGAACAGAGAAGAAGTGCCAGCGGCTCTCTGTCTTCCCTTAAAATCGGGAAAAAAGCACAAACCGGTTGACGGGTGTTGGATACCGGGTAGACAGGGCAGTTCTCAGCAGAGATCAGTTCCTGGCCGTCCGCAACCAATTCGGCGAGTTCTTCTGTAACGGGAGTGCCTTCCGGAAGATAGATGCCCGCAGATACGAGTATGTGAGCCTCACTGCAAATTGCGATACCACAGTGGATGACACTGTAGAGGACGGAAAGATAGGAAGCCATTTCCTCTTTTCCGTTTAAGTGGGTAGGGCATTTGCGTAAAAGCAGCTCCATTCCCACATTTTCCAGTTCCAGTGCATCTCCGTCTGAGAGCTTCATTTGTTTCCGGATTTCTGCAGGGATGACGATACGCCCCTGAGAGTCCATGGTCCGGATGAGTGCAATATTCATAACTAAAGTCTCCTTTCTTAAAAAGAGGAGAAGCAGTAAAGTACCGCTTCTCTTCTGAAAATTTAGGCAGCGTAAGGCGGAGCCTGTGCTGTCTGTTGCATTTGACTGTTCTGCTGGTCTGCCAGCATCCGTTTTCCGTTATTGATCAGTGATGCAGCAATCACCGTTTCCCAGTTGGAAATATAGGAATCCGTCCGCTTCAGAAGCGTGAACAGATCCATGTCGGTAAGCTGGATGGCTGTCGTCTTTTCGGACTGGAAGCTGCGTGGCTGCATGTAGGAACCACCGTTCTTATTCTGTGCTTTGATGCCTTTCCCATTTACAATCTGGATTTTCCATGGGCTTTTCATAGGCTGCCCTTTGGAATCATAGGGATGTCTGGAGATATAAAACATCTGGGCTGTGGAATAACCGTTCTGATCGGGATTGCCGTAGATCTTGCTCTGGCTCCATTCAAATTCCTGAAAACCGGAAGTGATCCGGGTTAAGAGGAACTGGATCTGTTCCGGTGCCAGGTTGAAACGGGTGATGATATTCCGGTCTCCGGTACCGTTGGAATAATCCTGAATGGTGATGCAGATTAAAGAATGTACTTTATGCCCGTTTTCCTGATATTCCCCTTTGGCATGTAGCTGTGCATAGTTGCCGAGTGGTGCGTAGCGGAGCCGGTCATAAAAGGCAATGAGTGCCCGGTCATTCTGGATCTTGCAGATCTGGTCGGTAATCCGGTTTTGATAAGTTTCATTCATGAGTATTCACCTTCCTTTATTTGAGATGCTGTTTGACAAGCTGTGCCATATTCTTTGGAAGCTCTTCCAGTTTCGTGATATCCAGGAATCCGTCCTTGTAAATCCTGCGGATATTTTCCTTATCGTCACCAATGGCAGCCGCAAACAGGATGACATCCCGTTTTTCGTATTCTTTCTTGATGCCCCGCAGATCTGCCTCTGCTTCCGTTCCGCTGTAGCCGTAATCGGCTGGCTGACCGTCAGAAATCAGGATCAGCAGCTTCTGAAGCTCCGGGCGTGTGCACAAATGCTCTGCTACGAAGCGGAGAGCTGCGCCGTCCCGGTTCCCGTTGCGGTCGCACATATCCATCAGCCGGTAACAGTCCTCATTGTCCACAGAATCAAATTCTGCATAGGAGTAAAGAGCAACGCCGCCTGCATCCGTGGAATGCCCGTAAATGGTGATAGGGATACCGAGGCTTTTACAGAAATCATAAAGGACAATGGCAGTCTTTCTTGCATGTGTCATCCGGTCGCCCCAACCCATCGAACCACTCTCGTCAATCAGGAGGGCAACAGCCAGACGTTTTTCCTCTCCTGGAAGTCTGGTTCTGGTAAAGATGGTTCCGTCTGTCTTATAGAGAGCATGGGAGTCCAGACGTTTTCCAAACAGGAGATTCTTCTGCTTTCCGCCTTGCTGTTCTTCTTTCAAAAGCGGCAGGATGGTGCTTTGCAGCTTTTTGGAAGCCCGCAGGAGCGGGGGAGCAACTGTCTGGTATTCATTCTTCAGGTAATCGGAAACACTGGTCAGGCGATGGATGGTAACATGGATGCCTGCATGGGCATTGCCGTAATGAATATCATTGGCTGTTTTCTGCAGTTCCTCGGTCAGTTCCGTCTGACAGTCTTCCTGCACCTTTTCTGCAGCCACATCGTTCAAGATCCGGAACAGATCCTCTGCAGCATGCTCATAGCCGCTGCCCTGATACTGACTGACATAAGTGACGCCGGGGTTGTTTTCATCCAGAATGGTATTGGTCTTTGTAAGAGCGATGCGCCCGCCTTCTTCCGAAAGCACCTGTTTGGCTTCCTCTATAGCATCCTCTTTGGTACGTGGACCGGAAGGAGCATTGCCCTCATCATTCCCGCTTCCTTTTGGGGAAGCTGGTTTGATATTCTTTGGAATGGCACCGCTTTTTCCGGTCGGAAGAGGAGCGCCGCTGCTGACTTCATCCCCTAGAAGATCTTCCAGAGCATCGGCAGCGGAATCCTCGCCATGCATTTCCAATTCCTCCCGTGTTTTTTCGATGAGCGGCTGGATATAGTTCCAGGTCAGGGCTAAGAGCGCATTGGAAACCAGCATCCGGTCAGTGCCTTTTTCCGATTCCATTGCCGTATCCAGAAGATCGGTACAATCGGAAATGGTATCCAGATAATCCCCCTGATAGCCGGTGGGATTGTTGATGTTTCCGGTCCGGCAATAGGAAAGGATCAGGTTGGCAATGATGGAAAATGGCTGGTATTCTTTGTCAATTTGTTCCTGTATGGAAGGAATCTGTTCGGACATACGCAGGTTATTGAGTTCAATCCCCTGTCGGAAGGTGCCGTGGAATTCCTCACACATACGGTCTTCAATATGGATGTCTTCCAGAATGTTTTGAAAAGTTGCGGCGCATCGTGCCAGTGTCAGGCATCCGGCTTTGTCCTTTCCTTCTAACACTTCTTTGATCTCCTCCAGTGCTGTCTGATAAGCTGGAAGGGATAGCTCCGGCTCCTTCGGATAGAAGGAACCGTTTTCCAGACTCCTCAGATGAACAGCGTGGGCTGTGAAATCAGAATAGAGTAAGTGCCCCACTTCATGCCCGGTGAGCCCTGTCAGGCTCTGGGAACGTAAGAAACGGGTGGGGAAAGACTGGGTGATCGGGTTCGCTGCGTTGAGATGTACCTTATAATTGTCGGTATATGCAACGCCTGCCTGTTCGGAAATGTCCCAGTCCAGCAGTACCTGCAGTCCATACCGGTAACGTCCGGTAACGGCTCTGGCAAGGGAGGTCTGGTACTTCTGATAGGCAGCGGAGAGGAATAACTCCTCATCCGCAATGGAATCCTCTTTTGCCCGGATTAGTTTCTTTAAATTTCTTTGGCTGTGATTCACGTGATATTCTTCCTTTCTTTTCTTAGATTTTTTGTCAGCAGTTCCTCCATCGTGCAGCCGTAATACACAGCAAGGCGAAGGACGGCATAAGCCATCGGGGAGGAGTTTGCATTTTCATAATTCATAATGGTTTTCGGGGGAAGATTTAAGATTCTGGCAACTGCCTTTTGTGATAACTTCGGTGTTTTGGCTTGCCGGAGATAAGACAGATTATCTGCCAGATGCTTTCGGATCTGGGCTTCTGTGAGTGCTGCTTTTCTCATAGGCGTGTCCTACGCAGCAAGCACAGTATCCAGACAGCTTTCTTCCACTTCCGTACGGTTCTCAGCATCGGCAGAGGCAGAGGCAAGCACCGTGTAACGGGCCGCTTCCCGGATATCCCCGCAGACCATGTAGGACTGCACCCAGGAAATCAGCTCCCTCATGCCACAGCAGCCATCTGTAATGAGATTTTCCCGGCAGTAGACAGCCATGGATTTGACAATGCGTGTCATCAGACGTACCGTTTTTGCATCCTTGCATCCGGTAACAGCCATGGCACGTTCTACCTGTGTATCCTCATCCGGTTCATCCAGATCAATCACAAGGTTCATTCGGGAAATGACAGACTGGTTCATCTGTTTACAGCCTGCATAGTCATTGTTTGTGGTGATTACGATGGTCGTATCCGGATGACGGTGGATGGTTTCTCCGTTTGGAAGATATACGCTGTTACAGCGGTCTAAAAGGGAGTTAAGTCCAACCAGTACACCGGGATTAGCAATGACCGTAGGCTCCTGTATCTCAAGAATATACCCATAGCGGATGGCTTCGACTAGAGGCGTATCCACATACTGGAAGTTCTGTCCGGAGGTGTGTTCCTTATAATAGCTGTGCATTTCATCAAAAATCGTATCGATCAGCTTCTGGTAGGTGTCCTCGGCAGAAATTTCTTCATCATAGTTTCCGGTCAGCTTCTGATAGGCACCGGAGGGATCTAACTGGATTTCCTGAAAAGACGGGTACTGCCGCTGAAGCCGGGTGCGTTTTCCGTCCACATCAGGAAGAATCTGACCTAAAAGGTCGAATACCTCTGTATTTGCGGAACAGGTAATGCAGCGGTAAGGAAGGTGAAGTGCGGAAGCAATGGCTTTGGCTCCTTCGGTCTTTCCGGTACCTGCCGGTCCCCGTAAAAGAAAATTCCGCATCGGCTGTGTGGTATCCGTTGTCAGTTTTGCGTGTTCGCAGATCCGTTTGATTTCCGGAGGGATGATGTACCACTCTGCCAATGTCGGAACAGATACCTCCTCTTCCGGAGACAGCCTTCGGGATGCGGTCAGGATAAATTTCCCAACAAAATCATCTCTGGAAATGGCTGCCTGTGCTTTCTTAAATCCACTTCCTGGACGTAACACCTGAAAGTCTCCATGGAGCACTTCGGTTGGTGCATAGACCCCCTTCTGGATATTTAACGGTTTGATCAGCGACAATACGCCGTTTGCCGGAAGGTCAATCTTAACACCACCGGTCGGGAGACCTGATGCATAGCGGGTTCTCCGGTAAATGTTGTCGCAGAGAACGGCTGCTGTTTCCGCAGCGGCGTCCAGATCGGGATAACCGTTGTCCCGGTGCGCTTTTAATTCCTGATACTTTTCATTACACTCTTCATCTGCCAGAAAAACCGGCATCAGTGCGAACAGCAGAGCCGCACCGGACTGTTTGGAGTCTTTAAATTCGTATTTTTCCGGTGTGCTTTCCACATCCGGCGGAGGAGTATAGCAGCCTCCGTAAAACTTTCCGTTTAGCTGGTTGTAGACAACCACCTGAAGATCACCGGTTTTGCTCGGATATTCCGCCACAACAAAATTGTTGGATTGGGTACCGACCGCCCCAAGCTTTTCCGGCGGGGTACTGCCAACCGGGTTTTCCAGCTCCAGATAAGCAAGGACTGCCCGCAGGGTAGCTGCATGAAGCGTGGATTTTTTCCGTGGCTGAGTACAGTATTTGGATGCAATGTCATCAAAGATTGCATGGTCCGTATAATCCTCAAATGGTTCCGGGAGTTTGCGTTTGAACCCCCAGGTTGCTACGATGTTATTTGCCATGATTCGTTCCTCCTTCTTATGAGATCCAGGACAGTTCCAGTGCCTGCTCGGTCTCTTCTGTGGTCAATTCATCTTCAGTAAAAATCTCCGTCAATTCGCCCCAGTAATCTTTGGGCGGGAAATGTTCCAGCTTTCCCCGGACTTCCGGTTCAGTGCCGTTCAGAATATAGACATCTCCCTGCTCGTTGATAAACAGCTTTTCATAGCCCCTTGCCTGTAAGTCACCGACCAATTCCATCAGTAGCGGTTTCCCAATCAGGGAATACCATGATTTGGGATTAACGGCTGGTCTGGAATCCGGATTTCCTTCTGACGGTTCCTTTTTATGTAAGGATTCAATGGTCATCATCTGAAGCGTCAGACTGCCACGGGCATCCATGAGAATTTCCGCAAAATTATAACTTCCGGTATTCCGTGTGCGAATCCGTAATGGTTCCCCATCCAGTATCTGGGAGAGCGGTGGTTCTTTCACAAAATCCCATGTGGCATCCGGGAAGGCTTCCTTGAGCTTTCCGGTAATCTGGAATTTGATCTGTCTCCAGAGAATGGTTTCCAGATCAGGTGTTCCTTCCAGATGACGAGTTCTTTCTGGGCGTTTTCGTAGCTTATGCTCCCTGTTTTTCAGGCGTTCCGTGAAAAGCGGGAGAAGATAACTGAACAGCGTGACTCCGATACCGATCAGGGCAATGCCTGCAATCAGAAGCCGGTTGGCATCCTGTGGTACGAAAAGTGCTGCAAGAAACAGTACAAGCACGACAAACTGTAAGAATTTTTTTCGATTTGATTTTTTCATGAGCTGATTCCTTTCTGATTCATGATTCTTAGACAAGCCCGGAAGCTGGATGGGAAATCGCCGCTTCCGGACATGAAAAAGAGGAACTGCATCATCACAAAGATGATAAATGCAATTCCTCAACATAGGGTTCCTTGAGAGTTAATAGGGCAACTGGGATGCCATCTGTTCCGGCACATTTTGAAAGCCGTCAGTTGGCTGACTGCCCGGCATACCTCCGTAATTTGGCATTCCGGTATAACTGCCCTGCGGCGGGTAGCTGCTCTGTGGCTGACCGGTTCCGTTTGGCGGAGCCTGATACTGTCCGCCATTTGCAGGAGGCGTGTAGGCACCGTTAGCAGGAGCCATTCCCTGCTGTGGATAGCCGCCAGGCATTGCCTGATTCTGGTAGCTGCCATTGGGATTTCCCTGCATTGGGTAGCTGCCATTGCCGGCTGCACCGGGCGTTGCCGCACCACCATTCGGCTGGCTGTTCTGGTTTGCACCCGGATGTCCGGTATTGCTGTCAGAACGGTTGGATGGTACAAAGTGCCAGTCCTTGACATTGATCCTCGGACCGGCATTTGCCTGCCCCGCATTCTTTCCTTTCTGATAAATGAACGGATGAAGCTCCAGATCACCATAGATCATCAGCCCGGTTCCTTTCTTTACGCCTGCTTTTGCTAAGCGTTCTGCAAGGAACTTGTTAAAATAGCACTGATAGTAAATGGTTTCTTCCTTTCCATCCTGGCCTCGCTGTGAAACTGCAATGTCCAGAGAAACATATTCCGTACCGGAATTTTTTCCTTGCTGCATCTCAGGATCTCTTGTGGCCCTCCCTAAAATTGTTAAAATTGCTGACATAAAAATTCTCCTTTCTGCCTCTTTGGGCGTTAAAATAGATTAAAATAAAAAAAGTGCCATTATAGCACCGTATAAAACGGCAGTATAATGACACGATTTTCCAAACTTAAACTGCATATGCTTCTGGATGAATGGTCCAGACTCCCATGACGGGACAGCACAAAAACTTAAATACAAGATTATATTAACACAAGATATAGCATATGTCAAAAGAATTAGAACTATATATAGCATATGTAGACGAGGTGGAAGGATAATATCAAAAGAATTTTGGACATAGTTATAAAAGTGCAATATAATATTGTTTAAATCGGAAAATGGAAGGATGAGAAAAATGGAGCAGAAAAACAGAATTCTGATTGTAGAAGACGATACGGATATCAATAATCTTTTATATACGGCATTACAGAAAGCAGGGTATGAGACGGTACAGGCTTTTTCCGGGACGGAAGCGAGGATGCTGTTCCAGATGGATAAGGCGGGCTTTTCTTTGATTCTATTGGATCTGATGCTTCCGGGAATTTCAGGAGAAGAGGTGCTTGCCCAGATTCGGAAACAGGGCAATACGCCGGTTATTGTCCTGACAGCCAAAGACGGATTGGATGAAAAAATCGGGCTTCTTACCAGTGGGGCAGATGATTACATTACAAAACCGTTTGAGATACAGGAGGTGCTTGCCCGGATTCAGGTTCAGCTCCGCCATATGCAGCAGGAGCCGGAACATAAAAGCGTGTCATATAAAAACCTGGAACTGGACCGTGAGCGCTTTGAAGTCCGGATTGCCGGAGTGCTGCTTCCCAAAATTACAAAGCAGGAATTTGCAATTCTGGAGCTTTTACTGGAGCATCCGAAACAGGTCTTCAGCAAAGAAGAGATTTTTGAATATGCGTGGGATGAACACTATATGGGAGAGACAAAGACACTGGATGTACATATCAGCAATATCCGGAAAAAGATAAAAGCAGTAACGCAGGAGGAATATATTGATACCGTATGGGGAATCGGCTACCGTCTGCATTCTTAATCTTTACTCTTTTTTTACTATTTATTTGCGTTTGATTAGGATTTATCCGATATGATAACAGCAGATAAGAAAAGGAGATGAAAGCATTGAGTGAATTGTTATTAAGTACAAATGGATTGACGAAGCAGTATGGTCATCATAAGGCAGTGGATAAAGTAAACCTTCACATAAAAAAGGGTGCTATCTATGGATTTATCGGACGGAACGGTGCGGGAAAGACGACTTGCCTGAAGATGATCAGTGGACTTGCAAGACCGACAGCTGGAGAGATTGAGATGTTCGGGTGTAAAGGAAAAGAACTGGAGAGGATTCGTTCTCGTGTGGGGTGTCTGATTGAAGCACCGGGGCTGTATGGCAACATGAATGCATATACAAACCTGAAAATAAAATGTGAATTGTTTGGTATTCGGAAAAAGGGATACATCGAAGATATCTTAGAGACGGTCGGACTGGAAGGTGTCGGAAAGAAAAAAACGAAACATTTTTCCCTTGGAATGAAGCAGCGTCTCGGAATCGGGCTGGCACTGGTCGGGGAGCCGGATCTCCTGGTCCTTGATGAACCGATCAATGGGCTTGATCCCCAGGGAATTGCAGAGGTGCGTGATACCATACAGAGACTGCGAGATGAACGGAATATGACGATTTTGATATCCAGTCATATTTTAGAGGAATTATCTAAGATTGCAACGGATTATGGAATTATCCATAATGGAAGTCTTCTGCAGGAGCTGACAAGCGAAGAACTGATGAAACGCTGCAG is part of the Blautia faecicola genome and encodes:
- a CDS encoding ABC transporter ATP-binding protein produces the protein MKALSELLLSTNGLTKQYGHHKAVDKVNLHIKKGAIYGFIGRNGAGKTTCLKMISGLARPTAGEIEMFGCKGKELERIRSRVGCLIEAPGLYGNMNAYTNLKIKCELFGIRKKGYIEDILETVGLEGVGKKKTKHFSLGMKQRLGIGLALVGEPDLLVLDEPINGLDPQGIAEVRDTIQRLRDERNMTILISSHILEELSKIATDYGIIHNGSLLQELTSEELMKRCSERIEIELIHPEQAVPILDRMGFTNYQVTDKSHIHIFERLNESANVNMELAKAGILVNGISITSEELETYFLNLTGGNQNA
- a CDS encoding helix-turn-helix domain-containing protein, which produces MRKAALTEAQIRKHLADNLSYLRQAKTPKLSQKAVARILNLPPKTIMNYENANSSPMAYAVLRLAVYYGCTMEELLTKNLRKERKNIT
- a CDS encoding vWA domain-containing protein, which gives rise to MNHSQRNLKKLIRAKEDSIADEELFLSAAYQKYQTSLARAVTGRYRYGLQVLLDWDISEQAGVAYTDNYKVHLNAANPITQSFPTRFLRSQSLTGLTGHEVGHLLYSDFTAHAVHLRSLENGSFYPKEPELSLPAYQTALEEIKEVLEGKDKAGCLTLARCAATFQNILEDIHIEDRMCEEFHGTFRQGIELNNLRMSEQIPSIQEQIDKEYQPFSIIANLILSYCRTGNINNPTGYQGDYLDTISDCTDLLDTAMESEKGTDRMLVSNALLALTWNYIQPLIEKTREELEMHGEDSAADALEDLLGDEVSSGAPLPTGKSGAIPKNIKPASPKGSGNDEGNAPSGPRTKEDAIEEAKQVLSEEGGRIALTKTNTILDENNPGVTYVSQYQGSGYEHAAEDLFRILNDVAAEKVQEDCQTELTEELQKTANDIHYGNAHAGIHVTIHRLTSVSDYLKNEYQTVAPPLLRASKKLQSTILPLLKEEQQGGKQKNLLFGKRLDSHALYKTDGTIFTRTRLPGEEKRLAVALLIDESGSMGWGDRMTHARKTAIVLYDFCKSLGIPITIYGHSTDAGGVALYSYAEFDSVDNEDCYRLMDMCDRNGNRDGAALRFVAEHLCTRPELQKLLILISDGQPADYGYSGTEAEADLRGIKKEYEKRDVILFAAAIGDDKENIRRIYKDGFLDITKLEELPKNMAQLVKQHLK
- a CDS encoding AAA family ATPase, producing MANNIVATWGFKRKLPEPFEDYTDHAIFDDIASKYCTQPRKKSTLHAATLRAVLAYLELENPVGSTPPEKLGAVGTQSNNFVVAEYPSKTGDLQVVVYNQLNGKFYGGCYTPPPDVESTPEKYEFKDSKQSGAALLFALMPVFLADEECNEKYQELKAHRDNGYPDLDAAAETAAVLCDNIYRRTRYASGLPTGGVKIDLPANGVLSLIKPLNIQKGVYAPTEVLHGDFQVLRPGSGFKKAQAAISRDDFVGKFILTASRRLSPEEEVSVPTLAEWYIIPPEIKRICEHAKLTTDTTQPMRNFLLRGPAGTGKTEGAKAIASALHLPYRCITCSANTEVFDLLGQILPDVDGKRTRLQRQYPSFQEIQLDPSGAYQKLTGNYDEEISAEDTYQKLIDTIFDEMHSYYKEHTSGQNFQYVDTPLVEAIRYGYILEIQEPTVIANPGVLVGLNSLLDRCNSVYLPNGETIHRHPDTTIVITTNNDYAGCKQMNQSVISRMNLVIDLDEPDEDTQVERAMAVTGCKDAKTVRLMTRIVKSMAVYCRENLITDGCCGMRELISWVQSYMVCGDIREAARYTVLASASADAENRTEVEESCLDTVLAA
- a CDS encoding AbrB/MazE/SpoVT family DNA-binding domain-containing protein → MNIALIRTMDSQGRIVIPAEIRKQMKLSDGDALELENVGMELLLRKCPTHLNGKEEMASYLSVLYSVIHCGIAICSEAHILVSAGIYLPEGTPVTEELAELVADGQELISAENCPVYPVSNTRQPVCAFFPILREDREPLALLLCSRTGQHLSEMELGCAKLVAAVIANKIK
- a CDS encoding response regulator transcription factor; amino-acid sequence: MRKMEQKNRILIVEDDTDINNLLYTALQKAGYETVQAFSGTEARMLFQMDKAGFSLILLDLMLPGISGEEVLAQIRKQGNTPVIVLTAKDGLDEKIGLLTSGADDYITKPFEIQEVLARIQVQLRHMQQEPEHKSVSYKNLELDRERFEVRIAGVLLPKITKQEFAILELLLEHPKQVFSKEEIFEYAWDEHYMGETKTLDVHISNIRKKIKAVTQEEYIDTVWGIGYRLHS
- a CDS encoding single-stranded DNA-binding protein, giving the protein MSAILTILGRATRDPEMQQGKNSGTEYVSLDIAVSQRGQDGKEETIYYQCYFNKFLAERLAKAGVKKGTGLMIYGDLELHPFIYQKGKNAGQANAGPRINVKDWHFVPSNRSDSNTGHPGANQNSQPNGGAATPGAAGNGSYPMQGNPNGSYQNQAMPGGYPQQGMAPANGAYTPPANGGQYQAPPNGTGQPQSSYPPQGSYTGMPNYGGMPGSQPTDGFQNVPEQMASQLPY